In the genome of Desulfovibrio desulfuricans, one region contains:
- a CDS encoding protein-glutamate methylesterase/protein-glutamine glutaminase: protein MISVLVVDDSTFMRNTITSLLEQDSEIKVVGTARDGQDALQKAEALDPDVMTLDVDLPRLDGLGVLQQLMKTTPMPVLMVSSLTQSGAESTLKALEYGALDFIPKTMSSDRENFAAELQKKVRAIARRKTIIKLKYRRINQIQVTAPRPQPSQPADYVQTPCPGPRDLVVIGVSTGGPPVVQKILSALPADLPACILIAQHMPAAFTNPFAKRLDSVCQIGVTEAKDGDKFKCGHAYVCPGGKHIGIRMRGPLPEIFVAEEPRDALYKPSANVLFETAGKAMGRRTLGVMLTGMGSDGCEGSKVLREKGGCLIAQNEASCVVYGMPKAVVDNKLANLILDVDDIANSIITTVRG, encoded by the coding sequence ATGATTAGTGTCCTTGTGGTTGATGATTCAACCTTTATGCGCAACACAATTACTTCGCTTCTGGAGCAGGATTCTGAAATCAAAGTCGTGGGTACGGCCCGCGATGGTCAGGATGCATTACAAAAAGCCGAGGCGCTAGACCCGGACGTAATGACCCTTGATGTGGATCTGCCGAGGCTGGACGGCCTGGGGGTTTTGCAGCAGCTCATGAAAACAACGCCCATGCCCGTGCTGATGGTCAGCTCGCTCACGCAGAGCGGCGCGGAAAGCACACTGAAGGCGCTGGAATACGGAGCGCTTGATTTCATACCCAAAACCATGAGCAGCGACCGCGAAAATTTTGCGGCTGAACTGCAAAAAAAGGTACGGGCCATTGCGCGGCGCAAAACCATTATCAAGCTCAAGTACCGCCGCATCAACCAGATTCAGGTTACGGCTCCGCGTCCGCAGCCTTCGCAGCCTGCGGATTATGTTCAAACGCCCTGCCCCGGCCCGCGTGATCTGGTCGTCATCGGCGTTTCAACCGGCGGGCCGCCGGTTGTGCAAAAAATTCTTTCGGCGCTGCCTGCGGACCTTCCGGCCTGTATCCTCATAGCGCAGCACATGCCGGCGGCGTTTACCAACCCGTTTGCCAAACGCCTCGACAGCGTTTGCCAGATCGGCGTTACCGAAGCCAAGGACGGAGACAAGTTCAAATGCGGCCATGCCTATGTATGCCCCGGCGGCAAGCATATCGGCATACGCATGCGCGGCCCCCTGCCGGAAATTTTTGTGGCGGAGGAGCCCCGCGACGCGCTTTACAAGCCTTCGGCAAATGTGCTTTTTGAAACTGCGGGCAAAGCCATGGGCAGGCGCACATTGGGCGTTATGCTCACCGGCATGGGCTCAGACGGATGCGAAGGCTCCAAGGTGCTTCGCGAGAAGGGCGGATGCCTCATTGCCCAAAATGAGGCCTCGTGCGTGGTTTACGGTATGCCCAAGGCGGTTGTGGACAACAAGCTCGCCAATCTCATACTTGATGTGGACGATATTGCCAACTCTATCATCACAACGGTCAGAGGCTGA
- a CDS encoding ParA family protein: MCAKILAIANQKGGVGKTTTSITLSSALARQGKKILILDLDPHACATLHARIYPEAIDCSLHDLFLAQEEAWPDIWPRLIHPDALPGVDVAPGSIRLSELEVDFRERQAKGSVLLRSLGQIRDRYDFIVLDCPPHVGILLVNALVACDLLIIPIQTDFLALHGLKLLFDTLHTLNKALGRAIRYRAVPTMYDKRAKACTRVLELMRRKMGQSMFTTVIGVDTHFREASAQGCTIYDIDARSRGAGGYDSLAQEVVTLW, encoded by the coding sequence ATGTGCGCTAAAATTCTGGCTATTGCCAATCAGAAAGGGGGCGTAGGCAAAACTACAACTTCCATTACCCTGAGCAGCGCCCTTGCGCGCCAGGGCAAAAAAATTCTTATTCTTGATCTGGACCCGCACGCATGTGCCACACTGCATGCGCGCATATACCCAGAGGCCATCGACTGCAGCCTGCACGACCTTTTTCTTGCGCAGGAAGAAGCGTGGCCCGACATATGGCCGCGGCTTATTCATCCTGACGCCCTGCCGGGAGTGGATGTGGCCCCTGGCAGCATTCGGCTTTCCGAGCTTGAGGTTGATTTTCGCGAGCGGCAGGCCAAGGGCAGCGTGCTTTTGCGCAGCCTCGGCCAGATACGCGACAGGTATGATTTTATTGTTCTGGATTGTCCGCCGCATGTGGGCATACTGCTGGTCAACGCCCTTGTGGCCTGCGACCTGCTGATAATACCGATACAGACAGATTTTCTTGCGCTGCACGGGCTCAAACTGTTGTTCGATACGCTGCACACGCTGAACAAGGCTCTGGGCAGGGCCATCCGCTACCGGGCGGTGCCCACCATGTACGACAAGAGGGCCAAGGCTTGCACACGGGTTTTGGAACTGATGCGACGCAAAATGGGGCAATCCATGTTCACTACCGTTATCGGCGTTGACACGCACTTTCGCGAGGCAAGCGCCCAGGGTTGCACCATTTACGACATTGACGCCCGCTCAAGGGGCGCGGGTGGCTATGATTCGCTTGCTCAGGAAGTGGTAACGCTATGGTAA
- a CDS encoding response regulator encodes MKKHIMVVDDSKTIRNLVAFVLKGEGFKVSTAEDGLDAIEKLYSLEPVDLIVSDVNMPRMDGFTFIRTIRAQDAYKDIPIIVLSTEGQEKDIQTGMSLGANLYMVKPAQPEKMVRNIKMLLG; translated from the coding sequence ATGAAAAAACATATTATGGTCGTAGACGACTCCAAAACTATCCGTAACCTGGTGGCCTTTGTTCTGAAAGGCGAAGGCTTCAAGGTCAGTACTGCCGAGGACGGCCTGGACGCCATTGAAAAGCTCTACAGCCTTGAGCCTGTAGACCTTATTGTTTCGGACGTAAACATGCCGCGCATGGACGGCTTTACGTTTATCCGCACAATACGCGCCCAGGATGCCTATAAGGATATTCCCATTATCGTGCTTTCCACAGAAGGTCAGGAAAAGGACATTCAGACGGGCATGAGCCTGGGCGCAAACCTGTACATGGTTAAGCCGGCTCAACCTGAAAAAATGGTTCGTAATATAAAGATGCTTCTGGGCTAG
- a CDS encoding HEAT repeat domain-containing protein, protein MNMENPQHKAILEALQSGANDAIRDAAFSAGDQGMQDAVPMLCEHIKSPSVGVQEAAEYALRKIRGQQVVIALLPLLRSDEAPVRNVAMDILREIGSDSIESIQPYMQDDDVDLRIFVTDILGYCRTHQACLLLCRALLKDPEVNVRYQAAVSLGTLAFPEAVNSLCQAMHDEEWVQFAVVEALAKIKDYSAVSALVKLLSQASSLVSSAIVDALGDMGDVKSIPLLFSSLENVREALRHKIVKAIVQILGGKGLSLLAVKSQERLRTYLLDALTDNDEDILMASLQGLSAIGSDDCTEAVINMAAELDKERQDELYEAAIKAIAAIGYNDSIRAALVSKEESRNLLAMEACHLMGDHRCVGDLKDLFWRVSPELQRMAAAELALLGDCNDAPFFVTVMNDSEDAEVLKSALVFFGNHPTCPDVEDLVFAQIDHKYVDVKEMALEACINLHSPKLNELFKERARSDDPMQRMMAVYALGRYSITENMAEITAALDDESPRIRQVAVEAFLNLGENAEESLPLLLPRLTDEDKDVRLAVVDLLGQIGSPTVLPYILNALNDDNEWVCIRAIDALGMHRVADAVPLLAQMLESASPMVALKIVEALGKIGGNVAFSVLLGMMNHEDSEIQHAAEEALATIQAEQE, encoded by the coding sequence ATGAACATGGAAAATCCCCAGCACAAAGCAATTCTTGAAGCCTTGCAATCAGGCGCTAATGACGCGATCCGCGACGCGGCGTTCAGCGCGGGCGACCAGGGCATGCAAGATGCAGTTCCCATGCTCTGCGAACACATCAAAAGCCCCAGCGTGGGCGTACAGGAAGCGGCGGAATACGCACTGCGCAAAATTCGCGGGCAGCAGGTGGTCATTGCCCTGCTGCCTCTGCTACGCAGCGACGAAGCCCCTGTGCGCAACGTGGCCATGGACATTCTGCGCGAGATCGGCTCGGACAGCATCGAGAGCATCCAGCCGTACATGCAGGACGACGATGTCGACCTGCGCATCTTTGTAACCGACATTCTCGGCTACTGCCGCACGCATCAGGCCTGTCTGCTGCTGTGCCGCGCCCTGCTCAAAGACCCGGAGGTAAACGTGCGCTACCAGGCGGCTGTCAGCCTTGGTACGCTGGCCTTTCCCGAGGCCGTCAACTCTCTGTGTCAGGCCATGCACGACGAAGAATGGGTGCAGTTTGCCGTGGTGGAAGCCCTGGCAAAAATCAAGGATTACTCCGCTGTCAGCGCCCTTGTTAAGCTGCTGTCGCAAGCCTCGTCCCTGGTCAGCTCGGCCATTGTGGACGCGCTTGGCGACATGGGGGACGTAAAGTCCATACCCCTGCTTTTCAGCTCGCTCGAAAACGTCCGCGAGGCCCTGCGCCACAAGATCGTCAAGGCCATTGTGCAGATTCTCGGCGGCAAGGGCCTGTCACTGCTGGCGGTCAAATCGCAGGAGCGGTTGCGCACCTACCTGCTTGATGCCCTTACCGATAATGACGAGGATATCCTCATGGCGTCCCTGCAGGGTCTGAGCGCCATCGGCTCGGATGATTGCACCGAGGCCGTCATCAACATGGCCGCCGAGCTCGACAAGGAACGCCAGGACGAACTGTACGAGGCGGCAATCAAGGCCATTGCGGCCATTGGTTACAACGATTCCATACGCGCGGCCCTTGTCAGCAAGGAAGAATCACGCAACCTCCTGGCCATGGAGGCTTGCCACCTTATGGGCGACCACCGCTGCGTGGGCGACCTCAAGGATCTTTTCTGGCGCGTCAGCCCCGAGCTGCAACGCATGGCCGCTGCCGAACTGGCCCTGCTCGGAGACTGCAACGACGCCCCCTTCTTCGTTACCGTCATGAACGATTCTGAAGATGCCGAGGTGCTCAAAAGCGCCCTGGTGTTTTTTGGCAATCATCCCACCTGCCCTGATGTGGAAGACCTCGTCTTTGCCCAGATAGACCACAAGTACGTGGACGTTAAGGAAATGGCGCTGGAAGCCTGCATCAATTTGCACAGCCCCAAGCTCAACGAGCTTTTCAAGGAACGCGCCCGGAGCGACGACCCCATGCAGCGCATGATGGCCGTGTATGCCCTTGGCCGTTACAGCATTACCGAAAACATGGCAGAAATTACCGCGGCGCTTGACGACGAATCTCCCCGAATCCGGCAGGTGGCAGTGGAGGCATTTTTGAACCTCGGCGAAAACGCAGAAGAGAGTTTGCCCCTGCTGCTGCCCCGCCTGACCGATGAAGACAAGGATGTTCGCCTTGCTGTGGTTGACCTGCTTGGTCAAATCGGTTCTCCGACAGTGTTGCCATACATTCTCAATGCGCTTAACGATGACAATGAATGGGTGTGCATTCGCGCCATCGACGCGCTCGGCATGCACCGGGTTGCCGATGCCGTGCCCCTGCTTGCCCAGATGCTTGAAAGCGCAAGCCCCATGGTCGCCCTCAAGATCGTTGAGGCCCTGGGCAAAATTGGCGGCAATGTGGCCTTCAGCGTGCTACTTGGCATGATGAACCACGAAGATTCGGAAATTCAGCATGCGGCGGAAGAAGCGTTGGCAACGATCCAGGCCGAACAGGAGTAG
- a CDS encoding LL-diaminopimelate aminotransferase: MTSVNSNFLKLQSNYLFAEIARKVASFKEANPEKRVISLGIGDVTRPLAPAVIAALHKAVDDMGEASSFHGYGPEQGYAFLREIIAEHDYKARGVDLSADEVFVSDGAKSDVGNFQELFDPDSIVAVTDPVYPVYVDSNAMAGRSGEFDGKQWNRLVYLPCLKANDFVPDFPQTRPDMIYLCYPNNPTGTVLSRQALQGWVDYARREGCVILYDSAYEAYITDSSIPHSIYELEGAQEVAVEFRSFSKTAGFTGLRCAYTVVPKALQVSDGKGGKIALNGLWNRRQCTKYNGCPYIVQRAAAATYSQEGRAQVMDVIHGYQRNAEKLRTAVTGMGLSVYGGVNAPYIWVRVPDGMTSWGFFDHVLNSTALVCTPGAGFGASGEGYVRLTAFGSPADTEEAIKRLASLS; the protein is encoded by the coding sequence ATGACCAGCGTAAACAGCAATTTTCTCAAGCTGCAAAGCAACTATCTTTTTGCGGAAATAGCCCGCAAGGTCGCCTCGTTCAAGGAGGCCAACCCCGAAAAGCGCGTGATCAGCCTGGGCATCGGCGACGTTACCCGCCCGCTTGCGCCCGCAGTGATAGCTGCACTGCACAAGGCTGTGGACGACATGGGCGAGGCATCCTCGTTCCATGGTTACGGCCCGGAACAGGGCTACGCTTTTTTGCGCGAGATCATCGCGGAGCACGACTACAAGGCGCGCGGCGTAGACCTGAGCGCTGACGAAGTGTTTGTGAGCGACGGCGCCAAATCAGACGTGGGCAATTTTCAGGAGCTGTTTGATCCTGACAGCATTGTAGCTGTGACTGACCCGGTTTATCCCGTCTATGTCGATTCCAACGCCATGGCGGGCCGTTCCGGCGAGTTTGACGGCAAGCAGTGGAACAGGCTTGTGTACCTGCCCTGCCTCAAAGCAAACGACTTCGTGCCCGATTTTCCCCAAACCAGGCCCGACATGATCTACCTGTGCTACCCCAACAACCCCACGGGCACGGTGCTCTCGCGCCAGGCGCTGCAGGGCTGGGTGGATTACGCACGCCGCGAGGGCTGCGTCATCCTGTATGACTCCGCATACGAGGCCTACATTACCGACAGCTCCATCCCGCACAGCATTTACGAGCTCGAAGGCGCGCAGGAAGTGGCCGTGGAATTCCGCAGTTTTTCCAAAACAGCCGGTTTTACGGGCCTGCGCTGCGCCTATACCGTAGTGCCCAAGGCCCTGCAGGTCAGCGACGGCAAGGGCGGCAAAATTGCGCTTAACGGCCTATGGAATCGCCGCCAGTGCACCAAGTACAACGGCTGCCCCTACATCGTGCAGCGGGCCGCTGCCGCCACCTACAGCCAGGAAGGCCGTGCACAGGTCATGGACGTCATACACGGTTACCAGCGCAATGCGGAAAAGCTGCGCACCGCCGTTACTGGCATGGGGCTCTCCGTCTACGGCGGCGTCAATGCGCCCTACATCTGGGTGCGCGTGCCCGACGGCATGACCTCGTGGGGCTTCTTTGACCATGTGCTCAACAGTACGGCCCTGGTCTGCACGCCCGGCGCAGGCTTTGGCGCGTCCGGCGAGGGTTACGTGCGCCTGACGGCCTTTGGCTCGCCTGCCGATACGGAAGAAGCCATCAAGCGCCTTGCTTCGCTGAGCTAG
- a CDS encoding CheR family methyltransferase, whose product MQISDEEFLQLRDFIYQQCGIFIAENRKYLVENRLSNRIKELNLKSYSDYYNFLRFDGSRRTELNKLFEVVTTNETSFFRNPPQLEVFQKSVLPDILDQCRKAGRKKLRIWSAGCSTGEEPYTLAIILCEVLKGEISSWDIKITANDLSEAVLAAARRGVYNDYALRTTPKEIADAYFIKEDAQYKIKPELKALISFGQINLNDKEQLRRVEKSQIVFCRNVIIYFDDEMKRKVINAFYDNLEINGALLIGHSESLHNISRAFQLEHHKGTIVYRKLS is encoded by the coding sequence CTGCAGATTTCTGACGAGGAATTTTTGCAGCTGCGCGACTTTATCTACCAGCAATGCGGCATTTTTATTGCCGAAAACAGAAAGTACCTTGTTGAAAACAGGCTCTCCAACCGCATTAAAGAACTGAACCTCAAAAGCTACAGCGATTATTACAACTTTTTGCGGTTTGACGGCAGTCGCCGCACCGAGCTCAACAAGCTGTTTGAGGTTGTCACCACCAACGAAACCAGCTTTTTCCGCAATCCGCCGCAGCTTGAGGTGTTTCAAAAAAGCGTGCTGCCCGACATTCTCGACCAGTGCCGCAAGGCAGGCCGCAAAAAGCTGCGCATCTGGTCCGCAGGCTGTTCTACGGGTGAGGAGCCCTACACCCTCGCCATCATCCTGTGCGAGGTGCTCAAGGGCGAAATTTCCAGCTGGGACATCAAAATCACCGCAAACGACCTTTCCGAAGCCGTTCTGGCGGCGGCGCGGCGCGGCGTCTACAACGACTACGCCCTGCGCACCACGCCCAAAGAGATCGCGGACGCCTATTTTATCAAAGAGGACGCCCAGTACAAGATCAAGCCGGAACTGAAAGCGCTCATTTCTTTTGGCCAGATCAACCTCAACGACAAGGAACAGCTCCGCCGGGTCGAAAAGTCGCAGATCGTCTTTTGCCGCAATGTTATCATCTACTTTGACGATGAAATGAAGCGCAAGGTCATCAACGCCTTTTACGACAACCTCGAAATTAACGGCGCTTTGCTTATCGGGCACTCCGAATCGCTGCACAACATCAGCCGCGCGTTTCAGCTAGAGCACCACAAGGGCACCATCGTCTACAGAAAACTGAGCTGA
- the dapF gene encoding diaminopimelate epimerase, which translates to MAATLRFTKMQGIGNDYVYVNGFEERVENPNDLARQISDRHFGVGSDGLVLIMPSGTSDVRMRMFNSDGSEAEMCGNAIRCVGKYVHDHGILSKDVIRVETRAGEKIVRLLFEGGEVCGATVDMGEPVLTPANIPVLVEGDTSAQRFVARPVEVDGAGYDITAVSMGNPHAVVFMKGIDDLDLPKIGPNFEHHRLFPQRTNTEFVEVISSTKVKMRVWERGAGETLACGTGACAVAVACVLNKLTGREIDVELKGGTLHIHWDEISNHVYMTGGAVTVFTGTYHI; encoded by the coding sequence ATGGCTGCGACACTGCGCTTTACAAAAATGCAGGGCATCGGCAACGATTATGTCTACGTAAACGGCTTTGAAGAACGCGTCGAAAACCCCAACGACCTCGCCCGCCAGATCAGCGACAGGCACTTTGGAGTGGGGTCTGACGGTCTCGTGCTTATCATGCCTTCGGGCACCTCCGACGTGCGCATGCGCATGTTCAATTCGGATGGTTCAGAGGCGGAAATGTGCGGCAACGCCATTCGCTGCGTGGGCAAATATGTTCACGACCACGGCATTCTGTCCAAAGACGTCATACGGGTTGAAACCCGCGCCGGTGAAAAAATCGTCCGCCTGCTTTTTGAAGGCGGCGAAGTATGCGGCGCTACGGTTGATATGGGCGAGCCGGTGCTTACCCCGGCCAACATTCCCGTGCTGGTCGAGGGCGATACCAGCGCCCAGCGTTTTGTGGCCCGCCCGGTCGAAGTGGACGGCGCAGGCTACGACATCACCGCTGTTTCCATGGGCAACCCGCACGCGGTTGTCTTTATGAAGGGCATAGACGACCTGGACCTGCCCAAAATAGGCCCCAACTTTGAGCATCACCGGCTTTTTCCGCAGCGCACCAACACGGAGTTTGTGGAGGTCATCTCTTCCACCAAGGTAAAGATGCGCGTGTGGGAACGCGGCGCGGGCGAAACCCTGGCCTGCGGCACCGGCGCGTGCGCCGTGGCTGTGGCCTGCGTGCTCAACAAGCTAACAGGCCGCGAAATTGACGTGGAGCTGAAGGGCGGCACCCTGCACATCCACTGGGACGAAATTTCCAACCACGTTTACATGACCGGCGGGGCCGTCACCGTCTTCACCGGCACTTACCACATCTGA
- a CDS encoding glutamine synthetase III: MSSPRKKALFKVVNTAPVTPSSADEVGRSAEDIFGRYVFGIATMRKRLPKDVFKKLAKTIRDGERLNPEIADVVANAMKDWAIENGATHYTHWFHPMTGLTAEKHDAFLSPTVDGQVISEFSGKMLISGEPDASSFPSGGIRSTFEARGYTAWDPSVPVFIIPSPYGAALHIPTYFYSYSGEALDRKIPLMRSISALSRQAMRILKLFGNASANYVRANVGPEQEYFLVDKNLAALRPDLLLAGRTLMGATSPKGQEMEDHYFGSIPSRVMSFMQDLENELRSLGIPAKTRHNEVAPGQFEIAPVYEEANIACDHNMLCMNMMRHMAGKHGFVCLLHEKPFAGVNGSGKHNNWSISDSDGINLLNPGSTPLDNAQFLVFLAAVLRAVHLHSAALRLGTVGAGNDHRLGANEAPPAILSVYLGEQLTDVLDTIVNGKGSKNKKSSVMEVGVSTLPPLPVDLSDRNRTSPFAFTGNKFEFRAVGSSQSVAPVNIALNAAVASALDDIATELEASVAGGTELKAALQALLPRLFKEHMPIVFNGNGYAESWAEEAARRGLPNYNNTVTALEHYSDPDVMNVFLRHGILTEREILSRQDILLENYSKTVCIEGNLMADMIRASVLPPSLDAQIKAADAVVKTRAVLGDKTATSEEEYFNELRGHIVALQKGVTVLEKAVEKAQCTEGALEQAKAARDGILPAMSECRTHADALERLVDDNLWVLPKYAELLWAH; the protein is encoded by the coding sequence ATGAGTTCCCCCCGTAAAAAGGCATTGTTCAAAGTAGTGAACACTGCGCCGGTTACCCCCAGCAGTGCTGATGAAGTGGGTCGCAGTGCAGAAGATATCTTTGGCCGTTATGTGTTTGGCATCGCTACCATGCGCAAGCGTCTGCCCAAGGATGTGTTCAAAAAGCTGGCCAAGACCATCCGCGACGGCGAACGCCTGAATCCCGAGATTGCCGACGTTGTCGCCAACGCCATGAAGGATTGGGCCATCGAAAACGGCGCCACGCACTACACGCACTGGTTCCATCCCATGACCGGCCTCACTGCCGAAAAGCATGACGCCTTTCTGTCGCCCACCGTCGATGGTCAGGTTATCAGCGAGTTCTCCGGCAAGATGCTGATCAGCGGTGAGCCGGACGCCTCATCCTTCCCTTCCGGCGGCATCCGCTCCACGTTTGAAGCCCGCGGCTACACCGCGTGGGATCCTTCCGTGCCGGTATTCATCATCCCCTCTCCTTACGGGGCTGCCCTGCACATTCCCACGTACTTCTACTCGTATTCGGGCGAAGCTCTTGACCGCAAGATCCCGCTCATGCGCTCCATCTCGGCCCTGTCGCGTCAGGCCATGCGTATTCTCAAGCTCTTTGGCAACGCCTCGGCCAACTATGTGCGCGCCAATGTGGGCCCGGAGCAGGAATACTTTCTGGTCGACAAAAACCTGGCCGCCCTGCGTCCCGACCTGCTGCTGGCTGGCCGCACCCTGATGGGCGCGACCTCGCCCAAGGGTCAGGAGATGGAAGACCATTACTTTGGCTCCATTCCTTCCCGCGTGATGAGCTTCATGCAGGATCTGGAAAACGAACTGCGTTCGCTGGGCATCCCGGCCAAGACCCGTCATAACGAAGTGGCCCCCGGCCAGTTCGAAATTGCCCCGGTCTACGAAGAAGCAAACATCGCCTGCGACCACAACATGCTGTGCATGAACATGATGCGCCACATGGCCGGCAAGCACGGCTTTGTGTGCCTGCTGCACGAAAAGCCCTTTGCTGGCGTAAACGGCAGCGGCAAGCACAACAACTGGTCCATCAGCGATTCTGACGGCATAAACCTGCTCAACCCCGGTTCCACGCCGCTTGACAATGCCCAGTTTCTGGTATTCCTGGCCGCCGTGCTGCGTGCCGTGCATCTGCACAGCGCCGCCCTGCGCCTGGGTACCGTGGGCGCGGGCAACGACCACCGCCTTGGCGCCAACGAAGCCCCGCCGGCCATTCTGTCCGTCTACCTTGGCGAACAGCTCACCGACGTGCTCGACACCATCGTGAACGGCAAGGGTTCCAAAAACAAGAAGAGCTCGGTCATGGAAGTGGGCGTTTCCACCCTGCCTCCGCTGCCCGTGGATCTGTCCGACCGCAACCGCACAAGCCCCTTTGCCTTTACCGGCAACAAGTTTGAGTTCCGCGCCGTGGGCTCCTCGCAGTCCGTGGCTCCGGTCAATATCGCCCTGAACGCGGCCGTGGCCAGCGCTCTTGACGACATCGCCACCGAACTCGAAGCCTCCGTCGCCGGCGGCACCGAGCTGAAAGCGGCCCTGCAGGCCCTGCTGCCCCGCCTGTTCAAGGAGCACATGCCCATCGTCTTCAACGGCAACGGTTATGCTGAATCCTGGGCCGAAGAAGCCGCCCGACGCGGCCTGCCCAACTACAACAACACCGTCACCGCGCTTGAGCATTACAGCGATCCCGACGTCATGAACGTCTTCCTGCGTCACGGCATCCTGACCGAACGTGAAATCCTTTCGCGTCAGGACATCCTGCTGGAAAACTACAGCAAGACCGTGTGCATCGAAGGCAACCTGATGGCCGACATGATCCGCGCCTCTGTGCTGCCGCCCAGCCTGGACGCCCAGATCAAGGCTGCCGACGCGGTTGTTAAAACCCGCGCCGTGCTTGGCGACAAGACTGCGACCAGCGAAGAAGAATACTTCAACGAGCTGCGTGGTCACATCGTTGCACTCCAGAAGGGTGTGACGGTGCTTGAAAAGGCCGTGGAAAAGGCCCAGTGCACCGAAGGCGCACTGGAACAGGCCAAGGCGGCGCGTGACGGCATCCTGCCCGCCATGAGCGAATGCCGCACCCATGCCGACGCTCTTGAGCGCCTGGTAGATGACAACCTGTGGGTTCTGCCCAAGTACGCGGAACTGCTCTGGGCTCACTAG
- a CDS encoding chemotaxis protein CheW, whose protein sequence is MVKTPEEYFADQCLAVPQAADATLSTAEKAFVQKYLGSDTLQDMPVLEPEQVLAGPAALSPDHDAEPRAAKRAGAEASLPSLRTRLAAQEQVQMVSFYVREQVFLLPVSVIVEVLRYMPLTRLPMAPPFIAGVVNLRGKVTPLLHLDALLTTDQTMRYTQKSFIIVCGTDDMQLGLIIDKVHTMYMVSKDSISWNIEAQLGEGADFLCGLANINERLHGIIDPEMIVDKLIEI, encoded by the coding sequence ATGGTAAAAACGCCCGAAGAATACTTTGCCGACCAGTGCCTTGCCGTGCCGCAGGCTGCCGACGCAACCCTGAGCACGGCGGAGAAGGCTTTTGTGCAAAAATATCTTGGCAGCGATACGCTGCAGGATATGCCCGTACTCGAGCCGGAACAGGTGCTCGCCGGACCAGCGGCCCTGTCGCCAGACCACGACGCCGAGCCACGCGCTGCAAAGCGCGCAGGCGCGGAGGCCTCCTTGCCTTCGTTGCGCACACGGCTTGCAGCGCAGGAACAGGTGCAGATGGTTTCGTTTTATGTACGCGAACAGGTTTTTTTACTGCCTGTTTCAGTGATTGTGGAGGTGCTGCGCTACATGCCGCTGACCCGGCTGCCCATGGCGCCCCCGTTTATTGCAGGCGTAGTCAACCTGCGGGGCAAGGTAACCCCGCTGCTGCATCTCGACGCCTTGCTGACAACCGATCAGACCATGCGCTACACGCAAAAAAGTTTTATCATTGTTTGTGGAACAGATGATATGCAACTTGGCTTAATAATTGACAAAGTGCATACCATGTATATGGTTTCAAAAGACAGTATAAGCTGGAATATTGAAGCGCAACTGGGCGAAGGTGCAGATTTTCTGTGCGGCCTGGCCAATATCAATGAACGACTCCACGGCATTATCGACCCGGAAATGATTGTCGACAAACTCATTGAAATATAA